A genomic window from Arthrobacter globiformis includes:
- the mnmA gene encoding tRNA 2-thiouridine(34) synthase MnmA, protein MRVLAAMSGGVDSAVAAARAVEAGHDVVGVHLALSRMPGTLRTGSRGCCTIEDSRDAWRACDVLGIPYYVWDFSERFKEDVVQDFIDEYAAGRTPNPCMRCNERIKFAALLEKAIALGFDAVCTGHYAKVIEDADGNRELHRAADWAKDQSYVLGVLTHEQLKHSMFPLADTPSKAEVRAEAERRGLSVANKPDSHDICFIPDGDTAGWLAEKIDMTTGDIVDETGAKVGEHGGANAFTVGQRRGLKLGRPAADGKPRFVLEIRPKENKVVVGPEALLAIDEIRGIKVSWAGLPIDEVGSGSDFDCHAQVRAHGDPVPGIARMERIADDAGIERDSLVVTLTDPLRGVSPGQTVVLYQGSRVLGQATIDAARSLQRAQL, encoded by the coding sequence ATGCGAGTTCTAGCAGCCATGAGCGGCGGAGTTGACTCCGCCGTTGCAGCCGCCCGCGCCGTCGAGGCGGGGCACGACGTCGTCGGCGTTCACCTCGCGCTGTCGAGGATGCCGGGCACCCTGCGCACCGGCAGCAGGGGCTGCTGCACCATTGAAGATTCGCGCGATGCCTGGCGGGCCTGCGACGTCCTGGGGATCCCCTACTACGTGTGGGATTTCTCCGAGCGGTTCAAGGAGGATGTGGTCCAGGACTTCATCGACGAGTACGCCGCCGGCCGCACCCCCAACCCCTGCATGCGCTGCAACGAGCGCATCAAGTTTGCCGCCCTGCTCGAAAAGGCGATCGCCCTCGGGTTCGATGCCGTGTGCACCGGCCACTACGCCAAGGTCATCGAGGACGCCGACGGAAACCGGGAGCTGCACCGCGCCGCCGACTGGGCCAAGGACCAGAGCTACGTCCTGGGCGTGCTCACCCACGAACAGCTGAAGCACTCCATGTTCCCGCTCGCGGACACCCCGTCCAAGGCAGAGGTGCGCGCGGAGGCCGAACGGCGCGGTCTGTCCGTGGCCAACAAGCCGGACAGCCACGACATCTGCTTCATCCCGGACGGCGACACCGCCGGATGGCTCGCGGAAAAGATCGATATGACCACGGGTGACATCGTGGATGAAACCGGTGCCAAGGTGGGCGAACACGGCGGGGCGAACGCGTTCACCGTCGGGCAGCGGCGGGGGCTGAAGCTTGGCCGGCCGGCGGCGGACGGCAAGCCGCGGTTCGTGCTGGAGATCCGGCCGAAGGAAAACAAAGTGGTGGTGGGGCCCGAGGCGCTGCTGGCCATCGACGAGATCCGCGGCATCAAGGTTTCCTGGGCCGGCCTGCCCATCGACGAGGTTGGCTCCGGCTCCGACTTTGATTGCCATGCGCAGGTCCGCGCGCACGGTGACCCGGTACCCGGCATTGCGCGGATGGAGCGCATCGCCGATGACGCCGGGATTGAGCGGGACAGCCTCGTGGTGACGCTGACGGATCCCCTGCGCGGTGTTTCACCGGGCCAGACCGTGGTGCTCTACCAGGGCAGCAGGGTCCTCGGACAGGCGACCATCGACGCAGCGCGGTCCCTGCAGCGGGCGCAACTTTGA
- a CDS encoding NAD(P)/FAD-dependent oxidoreductase: protein MTPESIVIAGAGLAGATAARTLRSEGYAGNITIAGTEPHPPYLRPPLSKEYLLGKAGEDAVEVVPESWYADNNVSLMLDNPVASVDPGAHNVRFADGTVQGYGALLLAPGATPRTLPLSGAELEGVSTFRTLDDSRRLREQLAPGGRNVVLIGSGWIGMELAAAASTYGNNVTLLGLEDIPLAAAIGAELGSFFRALHEENGVRFRLPASAAEITGQSGKVTGVMTDSGELLPADIVIIAVGVVPETALATAAGLEVRNGILTDASLRTSAPDIFAAGDAANALHPFTGEHHRSEHWSNALNGGKVAAKAMLGQDVALDVVPYFYTDQFDVSMEYSGFPSLAAKAAPVIRGSLDSKEFVAFWQQDGRVVAGMSVNWPRSVKPSAQKTIKALISARAEVPAERLADEAVPLDQLMPAAS from the coding sequence ATGACCCCTGAAAGCATTGTCATCGCCGGCGCCGGGCTGGCCGGAGCGACGGCGGCCCGCACCCTGCGCTCCGAAGGGTACGCCGGGAACATCACCATCGCGGGCACCGAACCGCACCCTCCGTATCTCCGGCCGCCGCTGTCCAAGGAATATCTGCTCGGCAAAGCCGGGGAGGACGCCGTCGAGGTCGTGCCGGAGAGCTGGTACGCCGACAATAACGTCAGCCTCATGCTGGATAATCCGGTGGCATCCGTTGATCCCGGGGCACACAATGTCCGCTTCGCAGATGGCACAGTCCAGGGTTATGGGGCACTGTTGCTGGCGCCTGGCGCAACGCCAAGGACGCTGCCGTTGAGCGGCGCGGAACTGGAGGGCGTCAGCACCTTCCGCACGCTCGATGACAGCCGCCGCCTGCGCGAACAGCTGGCGCCCGGCGGCCGGAACGTTGTGCTCATCGGCTCGGGGTGGATCGGAATGGAACTGGCCGCGGCCGCAAGCACCTACGGCAACAACGTCACACTGCTCGGGCTTGAGGACATCCCGCTCGCGGCGGCGATCGGCGCGGAGCTTGGCAGCTTCTTCCGCGCGCTGCACGAGGAGAACGGAGTCCGCTTCCGGCTTCCCGCCTCCGCCGCGGAGATCACCGGACAAAGCGGAAAGGTGACCGGTGTGATGACCGACTCCGGTGAGCTCCTGCCCGCAGACATCGTGATCATCGCCGTGGGTGTGGTTCCGGAAACGGCACTCGCCACCGCGGCCGGGCTGGAGGTCCGCAACGGCATCCTCACCGACGCTTCCCTGCGCACCAGCGCACCGGATATTTTTGCCGCCGGCGACGCCGCCAATGCGCTGCATCCGTTCACGGGCGAGCACCACCGCAGCGAACACTGGTCCAATGCTCTCAACGGCGGCAAGGTGGCGGCCAAGGCCATGCTCGGCCAGGACGTTGCCCTGGACGTGGTTCCCTATTTCTACACCGACCAGTTCGACGTCAGCATGGAGTACTCGGGCTTCCCGTCCCTCGCAGCAAAGGCGGCTCCGGTCATCCGCGGCTCGCTCGACAGCAAAGAGTTCGTGGCGTTCTGGCAGCAGGACGGGCGCGTTGTGGCCGGCATGAGCGTCAACTGGCCGCGGTCCGTCAAACCCAGTGCCCAGAAGACTATCAAAGCGCTCATCTCCGCCCGGGCCGAGGTGCCTGCCGAGCGCCTGGCCGACGAGGCGGTTCCACTCGATCAGCTGATGCCGGCGGCCAGCTGA
- a CDS encoding cysteine desulfurase family protein: protein MPVYLDHAATTPIAAEALAALTRELSRTGNPSSLHGSGRRARRSVEDARETLAAAAGAHPSEVIFTSGGTEADNLAVKGLYWSRLAENPRRRRILCSAVEHHAVLDTVEWLERHEGAEIAWLPVNQDGVLDLESLQTELQREPESIALVTVMWANNEVGSIQPVHRVVELAHAAGVPVHSDAVQAFGSVPVDFRASGLDAMSISGHKIGGPVGVGALILGRSVKLTPVQHGGGQERDVRSGTLDTASIAAFAAAADSATKNLEAEAARISGLRDRLIAGVRDAVPAAVLRGPEGEGRLPGNAHFTFPGCEGDSLLFLLDLAGVESSTGSACTSGVPRPSHVLLAMGLDEETARGAQRFTLGHPSTDADVDALLAALPGAYARARQAGMAGHESSIQTAATVARQGSGIS, encoded by the coding sequence GTGCCTGTTTACCTGGACCATGCCGCCACCACACCCATCGCCGCCGAAGCGCTGGCTGCCCTGACGCGCGAGCTGTCCCGGACCGGGAACCCCTCGTCACTCCATGGCTCCGGCCGCCGGGCGAGGCGCTCGGTGGAGGACGCGCGGGAAACCCTTGCTGCCGCGGCAGGCGCCCATCCCTCGGAGGTCATCTTCACCTCGGGCGGCACCGAAGCGGACAACCTGGCCGTCAAGGGCCTGTATTGGTCCCGGTTGGCTGAAAACCCGCGCCGGCGGCGGATCCTGTGCTCCGCCGTCGAACACCATGCCGTGCTGGACACCGTGGAGTGGCTGGAGCGCCACGAAGGGGCGGAAATTGCGTGGCTGCCCGTCAACCAGGACGGCGTCCTGGACCTCGAATCGCTGCAGACGGAACTGCAGCGTGAGCCCGAGTCCATTGCCCTGGTGACGGTCATGTGGGCCAACAACGAGGTGGGGAGTATCCAGCCCGTCCACCGGGTAGTGGAGCTCGCGCACGCCGCCGGCGTTCCGGTGCATTCCGACGCCGTGCAGGCGTTTGGCTCCGTCCCCGTGGATTTCCGGGCCTCCGGGCTGGATGCCATGTCCATCTCAGGACACAAGATCGGCGGGCCGGTCGGCGTCGGAGCGCTCATTCTTGGGCGGTCCGTAAAGCTCACGCCGGTGCAGCACGGCGGCGGCCAGGAGCGCGACGTCCGCTCGGGGACGCTCGACACGGCATCCATAGCGGCCTTCGCCGCCGCTGCTGACTCCGCCACCAAGAACCTTGAGGCCGAGGCAGCGCGGATTTCCGGGCTGCGCGACCGTCTCATCGCCGGGGTCCGGGACGCAGTTCCGGCCGCGGTGTTGCGCGGTCCGGAGGGGGAAGGGCGGCTACCCGGCAACGCCCATTTCACGTTCCCCGGCTGTGAGGGTGACTCCCTGCTGTTCCTCCTGGACCTCGCCGGGGTCGAATCGTCCACAGGCTCCGCCTGTACGTCGGGGGTCCCGCGTCCGTCGCATGTCCTTCTTGCCATGGGCCTGGACGAGGAGACCGCGCGTGGTGCGCAGCGCTTCACCCTGGGGCATCCGTCAACGGACGCGGACGTGGATGCACTCTTGGCGGCACTGCCCGGCGCTTATGCCCGGGCGCGGCAGGCCGGAATGGCCGGACACGAATCCTCCATTCAGACGGCTGCAACTGTTGCCCGTCAGGGCTCCGGCATCAGCTGA
- a CDS encoding helix-turn-helix transcriptional regulator, with protein MSRPAENRESKPALSWTSRLAALASLGDAGRRRLFEYVAGQPSAVGRDDAAAALDMPRSTASFHLDRLVRDGLLAVEFRKLGGKAGPGSGRPAKLYRPALEEVGASVPDRSYDLAGELMATAIESAMTGGGGVREALTDASYSRGRSLGGNGASLDDLLGGVGYMPERDAEGGIILMNCPFHRLADGHPDVVCAMNGAFLSGAAAACGVPEEKVEEDRAAGRCCARIRP; from the coding sequence ATGAGCCGACCAGCCGAGAACCGTGAATCAAAGCCCGCTCTGTCGTGGACCAGCCGCCTGGCCGCCCTGGCCTCGCTTGGTGACGCCGGCAGGCGGCGCCTTTTTGAATACGTCGCCGGGCAGCCGTCGGCCGTGGGAAGGGACGACGCTGCGGCTGCGCTGGATATGCCCCGGTCCACAGCGTCCTTCCACCTGGACAGGCTGGTCCGCGACGGGCTGCTCGCCGTCGAGTTCCGCAAGCTCGGCGGAAAGGCCGGCCCGGGGTCGGGCCGTCCGGCGAAGCTCTACCGCCCGGCGCTGGAAGAAGTGGGTGCGTCGGTTCCGGACCGGAGCTACGACCTGGCCGGAGAGCTGATGGCCACAGCGATTGAATCCGCAATGACCGGCGGGGGAGGGGTGCGCGAGGCGCTGACTGACGCGTCCTACTCCCGGGGCCGTTCTCTGGGCGGGAACGGTGCGTCCCTCGACGATCTGCTCGGCGGCGTCGGCTATATGCCGGAACGGGACGCTGAAGGCGGAATCATCCTGATGAACTGTCCTTTCCACCGGCTCGCCGATGGGCATCCGGACGTGGTGTGTGCCATGAACGGGGCGTTCCTGAGTGGTGCCGCCGCCGCGTGTGGAGTGCCGGAGGAGAAGGTGGAGGAGGACCGGGCGGCCGGGCGCTGCTGCGCCAGGATCAGGCCCTGA
- a CDS encoding J domain-containing protein, whose amino-acid sequence MTKGSSSHYEVLRVAVTATEREIKVAYRKAARASHPDHGGDAAAFRQVTLAYETLIDPQRRAAYDRSYAAGPRWGRADGDEAHFDAPAAGSHASATIHKPGTPRNTSADAPVYVPPFDTPGAVPLLPPELAGQQVHGMPRKRGIFGAEARIQRELRTVQLISRQVLPAIPAARLINGLQSPADNSHIDHALLSGYRLALIGSMLLPKGAYAWDGNTLNHGGRSIAPPQLAQVVRRMQDIFPELNVTGWTVVHSPDGNLHEPVIDRHRRSRGGSEIIQVVNAAGLARGLKDFLSSGPAPNTVNVPVLARLLRGMH is encoded by the coding sequence TTGACCAAGGGCAGCAGTTCCCACTACGAGGTGCTCCGCGTGGCGGTGACCGCGACGGAGAGGGAGATCAAGGTGGCCTACCGCAAGGCTGCCCGCGCTTCGCATCCCGACCATGGAGGCGACGCCGCGGCGTTCCGTCAGGTGACCCTTGCGTATGAAACGCTCATCGATCCCCAGCGGCGGGCCGCCTATGACCGCTCCTACGCGGCCGGCCCGCGCTGGGGCCGCGCAGACGGCGATGAGGCGCACTTCGACGCCCCTGCTGCCGGCAGCCACGCCTCCGCGACGATCCACAAGCCGGGAACGCCGCGGAACACGTCAGCCGACGCCCCCGTCTACGTGCCGCCCTTCGACACGCCCGGCGCCGTACCGCTCCTTCCGCCGGAGCTGGCCGGCCAGCAGGTCCACGGCATGCCCAGGAAGCGGGGCATCTTCGGCGCCGAAGCCAGGATCCAGCGCGAACTGCGCACGGTCCAGCTGATCAGCAGGCAGGTCCTGCCGGCCATCCCTGCGGCGCGCCTGATCAACGGGCTGCAGTCCCCGGCGGACAACAGCCACATTGACCATGCGCTGCTCTCGGGCTACCGGCTTGCCCTGATCGGCTCCATGCTGCTGCCCAAGGGGGCCTATGCGTGGGACGGGAACACGCTGAACCACGGCGGCCGGTCGATCGCCCCGCCGCAGCTGGCCCAGGTGGTCCGGCGGATGCAGGACATCTTTCCCGAACTCAACGTGACCGGGTGGACAGTGGTCCACAGCCCGGACGGAAACCTCCACGAACCCGTCATCGACCGCCATCGCCGCTCCAGGGGCGGCTCCGAAATTATCCAAGTGGTCAATGCCGCCGGCCTGGCCCGCGGGCTCAAGGATTTCCTGTCCTCCGGTCCGGCGCCGAACACCGTCAACGTTCCGGTGCTCGCGAGACTGCTGAGGGGCATGCACTGA
- a CDS encoding tRNA (cytidine(34)-2'-O)-methyltransferase yields MFRILFHTPEIPGNTGNAIRLAAITGAELHLVEPLGFDFSDAKLRRAGLDYHDLAVVTVHPNIEAAWEALQPERVFAFTSDGEVSYTDIAYRPGDVLMFGPESVGLPDDLKRDPHVTSRVRLPMLPSLRSLNLANAASIAVYEAWRQQGFTGAQL; encoded by the coding sequence GTGTTCCGCATCCTCTTCCACACGCCCGAAATTCCCGGCAATACGGGCAACGCCATCCGTCTCGCCGCCATCACCGGCGCCGAACTCCACCTTGTAGAGCCTTTGGGCTTCGACTTCTCCGATGCCAAGCTCCGCCGCGCCGGCCTGGACTACCACGACCTGGCGGTGGTCACCGTCCACCCCAACATCGAGGCGGCCTGGGAGGCACTGCAGCCCGAGCGAGTCTTCGCCTTCACCTCTGACGGCGAGGTGTCCTATACCGACATCGCCTACCGGCCCGGTGATGTCCTGATGTTCGGCCCGGAGTCCGTGGGCCTGCCGGACGACCTGAAGCGCGATCCCCACGTCACGTCCCGGGTCCGCCTGCCCATGCTGCCCTCACTACGGTCTCTGAACCTGGCGAACGCGGCATCCATCGCCGTCTACGAGGCCTGGCGGCAGCAGGGTTTCACCGGCGCACAGCTTTGA
- a CDS encoding sigma-70 family RNA polymerase sigma factor yields MDTPNAPNFDATAPPGTAVDLNQQLAQLLERIAGGDQASFAEFYRLTSRRVFGMARRVLIDPELSEDTVQEVFLQVWQNAARFDPGSGSPLAWLMTISHRRAVDRVRSSQSATEREARYGASSQDIDHDSVSDQVDSRLEAEAVVRCLETLTQTQQESVRLAYYGGLTYREVAEKLNAAIPTIKSRIRDGLIRLKSCLGVS; encoded by the coding sequence ATGGATACTCCCAACGCGCCGAACTTTGACGCCACCGCGCCGCCCGGCACCGCCGTCGACCTTAACCAGCAGCTGGCACAGCTGCTGGAGCGGATTGCCGGCGGCGACCAGGCGTCCTTCGCCGAGTTCTACCGGCTGACGTCGCGGCGGGTGTTCGGCATGGCGCGCCGGGTGCTGATCGATCCGGAGCTCAGCGAGGACACCGTGCAGGAGGTCTTCCTGCAGGTCTGGCAGAACGCCGCGAGGTTCGATCCGGGGAGCGGCAGTCCCCTGGCCTGGCTCATGACCATCTCGCATCGCCGGGCCGTGGACAGAGTCCGGTCATCGCAGTCCGCCACCGAGCGTGAGGCCAGGTACGGCGCCAGCAGCCAGGACATCGACCACGACTCGGTGTCGGACCAGGTGGACAGCCGGCTCGAGGCCGAAGCCGTGGTGCGCTGCCTGGAGACCCTGACCCAGACGCAGCAGGAATCCGTTCGGCTCGCCTACTACGGCGGCCTCACCTACCGTGAAGTGGCTGAAAAGCTGAACGCGGCCATTCCGACCATCAAGTCCCGCATCCGCGACGGACTGATCCGACTCAAATCCTGCCTGGGGGTGAGCTGA
- a CDS encoding anti-sigma factor has product MTDTNDSRGRQLPRAFAADIPTDLAAGRAVELAEIYALDAISDAEREAIDAYVSGAPEAERESFNERVRQARETLAMSFTAEEEPPADLFARIVAQLPQQPARAQAPRPETTAEAPAAPAAVPTAEPAPAADEFSAARQRREVRRRPAGLRNWLIGVAAAAVIALGGVGIGAYVANQNDPFNQVIEAQDARQATVDVNGGGTATVSISPSHDALVVRMKDVPPPPAGKVYQMWLIPKDGSTPVSQGLMDAEALSKPALVKGIGSAAALGITVEPAGGSATPTLPTVAAAPLNT; this is encoded by the coding sequence GTGACCGATACGAATGATTCCCGCGGACGCCAGCTGCCCCGGGCATTTGCTGCCGACATACCCACCGACCTTGCGGCCGGCCGGGCGGTTGAACTCGCCGAGATTTACGCTCTGGACGCCATCAGCGACGCCGAGCGGGAAGCCATCGACGCCTATGTCAGCGGTGCTCCCGAGGCTGAACGCGAGTCCTTCAACGAACGCGTCCGCCAGGCCAGGGAGACGCTGGCAATGTCCTTTACGGCCGAGGAGGAGCCGCCTGCGGACCTGTTCGCCCGGATCGTTGCCCAGCTTCCCCAACAGCCGGCCAGGGCACAAGCCCCCAGGCCGGAAACCACCGCGGAGGCGCCCGCAGCGCCGGCAGCCGTGCCGACGGCGGAGCCGGCTCCCGCTGCCGACGAATTTTCCGCTGCGCGCCAGCGCCGTGAAGTACGACGCCGGCCGGCCGGCCTCCGGAACTGGCTGATCGGGGTTGCGGCTGCTGCCGTGATCGCGCTCGGCGGTGTGGGCATCGGGGCCTATGTGGCCAACCAGAACGATCCGTTCAACCAGGTCATCGAGGCGCAGGACGCGCGACAGGCGACTGTCGACGTCAACGGCGGAGGCACGGCCACGGTTTCGATCTCGCCGTCGCATGATGCGCTGGTGGTGCGGATGAAGGATGTGCCGCCACCGCCCGCGGGCAAGGTGTACCAGATGTGGCTGATTCCCAAGGATGGCTCCACTCCCGTCTCGCAGGGACTGATGGATGCGGAGGCGTTGTCGAAGCCGGCCCTGGTCAAGGGCATCGGCTCGGCCGCCGCGCTCGGCATCACGGTTGAGCCTGCCGGCGGATCGGCTACCCCGACCCTCCCCACCGTGGCCGCCGCTCCGCTGAACACCTGA
- a CDS encoding MerR family transcriptional regulator: MKQEELRSWSIAEVAKLSRVSSRTLRHYDQVGLLPPAYTGHNGYRYYTQPELLRLQRILLLRELGLGLETIGQVLDGQADQLDALSVHRKWLLAERDRLDRMARTVGATISALQQGDAMSGEEIFKDFDTNPYEEEARQRWGDQAVADSKARHAALSAADKQAFMAEAGAINEELARCLAAGLPADDARVQAAVERHYRWICVSWTPDADSYVGLGRMYVEDPRFTAFYDNSRAGLAAYLLEGIKVYAASRLSSAGGQSTA, encoded by the coding sequence ATGAAGCAGGAAGAACTCCGGAGCTGGTCCATTGCCGAAGTGGCGAAGCTGAGCAGGGTCTCCTCCAGGACCCTCAGGCACTACGACCAGGTGGGACTGCTGCCGCCTGCCTACACCGGGCACAACGGCTACCGCTACTACACGCAGCCTGAATTGCTGCGTCTTCAGCGGATCCTGCTTCTCCGTGAACTTGGCCTGGGCCTTGAAACCATTGGCCAGGTCCTGGACGGCCAGGCAGACCAACTGGATGCGCTGAGCGTGCACCGGAAGTGGCTCCTGGCCGAGCGCGACCGCCTGGACCGGATGGCCCGGACCGTCGGGGCAACCATATCGGCACTGCAGCAAGGAGACGCGATGTCAGGCGAGGAAATTTTCAAGGATTTTGACACCAACCCGTACGAGGAGGAGGCCCGCCAGAGGTGGGGCGACCAGGCCGTTGCCGACAGTAAAGCGCGGCATGCAGCGCTCAGCGCTGCCGACAAGCAGGCCTTCATGGCCGAAGCCGGGGCGATCAACGAAGAGCTGGCCCGGTGCCTGGCCGCCGGCCTGCCGGCGGACGACGCCCGGGTGCAGGCCGCCGTCGAACGCCATTACCGGTGGATCTGCGTCAGCTGGACGCCGGACGCGGACAGCTATGTCGGTCTGGGCCGGATGTACGTCGAGGACCCGCGGTTCACCGCGTTCTACGACAATAGCCGTGCAGGCCTCGCCGCCTACCTGCTGGAGGGGATCAAGGTCTACGCGGCGTCGCGGCTCAGCTCGGCCGGAGGCCAAAGCACAGCCTAG
- a CDS encoding PIG-L deacetylase family protein, which translates to MTPNAAPAQSPFNPEKHRIERVLCFSAHPDDVDFGAAGTIAAWTAAGVEVSYCIMTDGDAGGFDPQQRAEIIALRAAEQERAAALVGVTDIHYLHQRDGYLEPNHEVMRGVVKLIREVRPDVVLSMHPERNWKRIQKSHPDHLAVGEAVTRAIYPAVENPFAYPDLAEAGLEAFKLPWLWLYAGPEERENHFVDVTKHVESKLEAIHVHVSQHPDAEAMEATVRRGMQANAERAGLPAGRSAEAFHVVMVNGPGTIAGF; encoded by the coding sequence TTGACCCCAAACGCTGCACCAGCGCAGAGCCCGTTCAATCCGGAAAAGCACCGGATTGAGCGGGTGCTCTGTTTTTCAGCCCATCCCGACGACGTCGATTTCGGCGCGGCCGGCACCATCGCCGCGTGGACGGCGGCCGGCGTCGAGGTCAGTTACTGCATCATGACCGACGGCGATGCCGGCGGCTTCGATCCCCAGCAGCGTGCCGAAATCATCGCCCTCAGGGCGGCCGAACAGGAACGTGCCGCGGCCCTCGTCGGCGTCACGGACATCCACTACCTGCACCAGCGGGACGGGTACCTTGAGCCGAACCACGAGGTGATGCGCGGTGTGGTGAAGCTGATCCGCGAAGTCCGGCCCGACGTCGTGCTTTCCATGCATCCGGAGCGCAACTGGAAGCGAATCCAGAAAAGCCATCCGGACCACCTGGCGGTGGGGGAGGCCGTGACCCGTGCCATCTACCCCGCAGTGGAAAACCCGTTCGCGTACCCGGACCTCGCCGAGGCCGGCCTGGAGGCCTTCAAGCTTCCGTGGCTGTGGCTCTACGCCGGTCCGGAGGAGCGGGAAAACCACTTTGTTGATGTCACGAAGCATGTGGAGAGCAAGCTCGAGGCGATCCACGTGCACGTCAGCCAGCACCCCGATGCGGAGGCCATGGAGGCCACCGTGCGGCGCGGCATGCAGGCAAACGCCGAACGTGCGGGCCTGCCCGCCGGCCGGAGCGCAGAGGCCTTCCACGTGGTCATGGTCAACGGTCCAGGGACCATCGCCGGCTTCTAG
- a CDS encoding electron transfer flavoprotein subunit alpha/FixB family protein, which yields MANVLVFIDNPGQALKKSSLELLTIARSLGETAVAVNGELSDDVAGTLGAYGAATVFRPSAADLDDYLVAPKAAFLAAVADKSGATTVLLENSPEGKEIAARLGIRLSAGVITDVVAVDADGTAHKSVLAGSYTTTAKATTAVTVLSVKANTVDPEPATAPGTPETVTVDAPADATAAAARITSREQKVASGRPDLTDARIVVAGGRGLDGDFGPVEELADALGAAVGASRAATDAGWISHDAQVGQTGKTVSPQLYISAGISGAIQQKAGMQTAKVIVAVNKDAESPVFEIADFGIVGDLFQVLPQATEEIKKRKG from the coding sequence ATGGCAAACGTACTGGTATTCATTGACAACCCCGGGCAGGCTCTCAAGAAGAGCAGCCTGGAACTCCTCACCATCGCCCGCTCCCTCGGGGAAACCGCCGTGGCGGTCAATGGCGAACTGTCCGACGACGTCGCCGGCACCCTGGGTGCCTATGGTGCGGCCACCGTCTTCCGGCCGTCCGCAGCAGACCTCGACGACTACCTCGTTGCGCCGAAGGCCGCCTTCCTGGCTGCCGTGGCGGACAAGTCCGGTGCCACCACCGTCCTGCTCGAGAACTCGCCCGAGGGCAAGGAAATCGCGGCACGGCTCGGCATCCGGCTGAGCGCCGGCGTCATCACCGACGTCGTCGCGGTCGACGCTGACGGCACCGCCCACAAGTCGGTGCTCGCCGGTTCCTACACCACGACGGCGAAGGCCACCACCGCGGTCACCGTGCTGTCCGTGAAGGCCAACACCGTCGACCCCGAGCCTGCGACCGCCCCCGGCACCCCCGAAACCGTGACCGTTGACGCCCCTGCCGACGCCACCGCCGCGGCAGCCCGCATCACATCCCGGGAACAGAAGGTCGCCAGTGGCCGCCCCGACCTCACCGACGCCCGCATCGTGGTGGCCGGCGGACGCGGCCTCGACGGCGACTTCGGCCCCGTCGAAGAGCTGGCGGATGCCCTGGGTGCGGCCGTGGGCGCCTCCCGCGCGGCAACGGACGCCGGCTGGATCAGCCACGACGCCCAGGTCGGCCAGACCGGCAAGACCGTCTCGCCGCAGCTCTACATTTCCGCCGGCATCTCCGGCGCCATCCAGCAGAAGGCCGGCATGCAGACCGCCAAGGTGATCGTCGCCGTGAACAAGGATGCCGAATCGCCGGTGTTCGAAATCGCGGACTTCGGCATCGTCGGCGACCTCTTCCAGGTGCTGCCGCAGGCCACTGAAGAAATCAAGAAGCGCAAGGGCTGA
- a CDS encoding electron transfer flavoprotein subunit beta/FixA family protein — MKIVVLVKHVPDAQFDRHLSGEGHTTDRDESILSELDEYALEAALQLAEARGGAKAGNKVIALSMGPAGAVNAIKKSLQIGATEGVHLTDTALAGSDAAATSLALAAAVRHLGADSPVDLVLTGMASTDGETSLVPAQLAERLGLPQVTFASSLDVDGGRVSARRDADTHSETVEASLPAVVSVTDQINEPRYPNFKGIIAAKRKSITTLSLADIGVDSSQVGHSGSWTRVTAAEERPPRTAGTIITDEGDAGIKLVDFLAAQKLL, encoded by the coding sequence TTGAAGATCGTCGTCCTGGTCAAGCATGTGCCGGACGCCCAGTTCGACCGGCACCTCAGCGGCGAGGGCCACACCACGGACCGCGACGAAAGCATCCTGTCTGAACTGGATGAGTACGCCCTGGAAGCCGCGCTGCAGCTTGCCGAAGCGCGCGGGGGTGCCAAGGCCGGCAACAAGGTGATCGCCTTGAGCATGGGACCTGCCGGTGCCGTGAACGCCATCAAGAAGTCCCTGCAGATCGGCGCCACCGAGGGCGTGCACCTCACCGATACCGCACTCGCAGGCTCGGACGCAGCGGCAACCTCTCTGGCGCTCGCAGCGGCAGTTCGCCACCTCGGCGCCGACAGCCCCGTGGACCTCGTGCTGACCGGCATGGCCTCCACCGACGGCGAGACGTCCCTGGTGCCCGCGCAGCTCGCCGAGCGTCTGGGTCTTCCGCAGGTTACTTTCGCCTCCTCCCTGGACGTGGATGGCGGACGTGTCTCGGCGCGCCGCGACGCGGACACCCACTCGGAGACGGTTGAGGCGTCCCTGCCCGCGGTGGTTTCCGTGACCGACCAGATCAACGAACCGCGCTATCCCAACTTCAAGGGCATCATCGCGGCCAAGCGCAAGAGCATCACCACTCTTTCCCTGGCTGACATCGGAGTCGATTCCTCCCAGGTGGGCCACTCCGGATCCTGGACGCGCGTGACGGCCGCCGAGGAACGCCCGCCGCGCACTGCCGGCACCATCATCACGGACGAAGGCGACGCCGGCATCAAGCTGGTTGACTTCCTGGCCGCCCAGAAGCTGCTCTAA